The following is a genomic window from Bacteroidia bacterium.
AAATACATCAGCGGAAAAACGGTAATGCCAACTGCGAATGCACTTCAAACAACTATCAGCACCAGCGGTATAGCAAAAGGACTTTATTTTGTGAGATTAGGAAACAACGATTTTCAACGCGTTTTAAAAGTAATAATTCAATAATATGCTGAGAAGTAGGATTGGTAAGAGTTTTGCAGCATCGCTTATGATGATGTTATTGTGTTTGTTTGTTTGCGCCGCTTGTAAATCGAAGAAAGCGGTTGCCTCTATGAATGCAACGATTCAAAGCTCTTCCGCTCCGATAGCCAGCGGAAAAGTTTCTCATCAATACAGCGCAAGTGGTTGCGGAACGGTTATCGTGTGTGATTCTGTATCAGGAAAAAAAAGACTTATTTATATTCCGATTACTGGACTAACTACTTTTGATGTGGATGGATTGGAAATTTCTTTCAATTACCGAATTTTAAAAATCCATAATCCGAAAGGTTGTGTAACAGGAATTCCGATACAGATTTCGAACATTTCCAAAAAATAATTTTTCAGTATCCTCAAAACAGCTTCAAAAAATTATTTTTTTGAAGCTGTTTTTTTGTTCGCCAATTCAACTAGTTTCATTACGGTTTTCCAATTTCTGGTGGTAGCAATTATATTTAACTTTTTTTCAAAAAACGGATTGGATAATTTTGTATTTCCGTAACCATTCGAACAACAAATAAAAATTTCTTTGTTGTTCAGAATAAATTTATCGGGCGAATAATCCAATTTTAAAATTTCCTGAACTTCTGATTTGGCGGGTATTTCCGAAAGGAAAGTAACGTGTAATCTTTCTACATCACTATTTTCTTCATTCAAAAAAGGGTTCTCAAAAATTATTTTTTCGATTTCAGAAACCGTTCTAATAATTACCGGAACTTGAAAATTATATGTTTCAAAAATTATTTTTTCAATCGCTTTTGAAAGCGCTGAATTATTATTTTTCGCGTCTGTTTTAAAAATAACATTTCCGCTTTGTATGTAAGTTACAACGTCTTTGAAATTTAATTTTTCGTACAGCTTTTTTAAATCCAACATCAAAATTTTTCGATGTCCGCCCACATTAATTCCGCGTAAAATGGAAATATAGGTTTGCATTTTACTAATTTTTTGCTCGAAAAAATTATTCGTGGAAATTCATCACATCGTGTCCACCTTCCAGCAAATACTTGTCTTTTCGAAATAATTTCAAATCAGATTCCATCATTTCTTTTACCAATTGTTCTAATTTATATTTGGGTTTCCAACCTAAATTTTTGTGCGCTTTCGAAGCATCTCCCACCAATAAATCTACTTCAGTCGGACGAAAATATTCAGCATCAATTTCGATGAGCGTTTTGCCATTCGCCGTGTTGATGCCTTTTTCTTCGATTCCTTTTCCTTTCCATTCCAATTTAATTTCTACTTCTGCAAAAGCCATTTCTACAAATTTCCGTACGGAAACTTTTTTTCCTGTTGCCAATACATAATCGTCTGCTACTTTTTGTTGAAGCATCATCCACATGCCTTCCACATAATCTTTTGCATGTCCCCAATCGCGCTCTGCATCAAGGTTTCCGAGAAATAATTTTTTCTGTAATCCTAAACTTATTTTTGCGGCAGCGCGCGTAATTTTTCGCGTTACAAAAGTTTCACCTCTCACTGGACTTTCATGATTAAATAAAATTCCGTTGCAAGCGTACAAATTATACGCTTCGCGATAATTTTTTGTAATCCAAAATCCATATAATTTAGCCACTCCGTAAGGGCTGCGTGGATAAAAGGGAGTGGTTTCGCGTTGCGGAATTTCCTGAACCTCGCCATACATCTCGGATGTAGAGGCTTGGTAAAATTTTGTTTTCTTTTCTAATTTTAAAATGCGAATGGCTTCGAGCAAACGCAATGTGCCGATAGCATCCGAATTAGCAGTATATTCAGGTGTTTCGAAAGAAACTTTTACGTGCGATTGTGCTGCCAAATTATATATTTCATCTGGCTGAACTTCTTGCACAATACGAATCAAATTGGTAGAATCCGTTAAATCGCCATAATGCAGAAAAAAATTTACTTTTTGCTCGTGGGTATCTTTGTAAAGATGGTCAATTCTGTCTGTATTAAACGACGAACTTCTACGTTTGATGCCGTGAACAGTGTATCCTTTTTTCAAAAGAAATTCGGCTAAATACGATCCATCCTGACCGGTAATTCCGGTAATCAATGCTACTTTACTCATTTTTTCGATTTCAAATTTATATACAATAATACTAAAACGATTACAATTAATTCCACTTAAACACTTCGCTTTTTGAAAAATTTCAACAAAGAAACGGTTTCAAAAACAGTGTAAAAAATATAAAGGATTAAAAAGAAAATAATAAAAGGTTGCGCATTTTGTTTTCTAAAAAAAAGATAGAAAAAAATCACCATCAGATAAATAAGTAATTTACTTGTAGTGGCTTCCATGAAATAAGAAACGAAGTTTCGAAAATTATTTTCTGAAGATTTTTTTACGACAATAAAATGGGTGAGAATCGTTACAATAAAAAATAAAATATTAAGCAGAAAAAATATTTTTCGAGAGTAGTTTTCTGGCAAAAAAGGAAAAAGGAAAAATCCGGTGGATAGGATAAATAAAGTAAAAATCGACAACTTTATCAAAAATAAACGGAAGTGTGCGTTGTACATTTTAATTACAAAAGATCTCGAATAAAATAATAAATGGCTAAAAAAGCACCAAATAACGCAAATGTTGCAGTAAAAACAGGATAATGAAGTGCAAAATGTTTATCCAACCAAATACCCGAAAAAAGAAATGCGAGCATAATGGCAATCATTTGAAATGCCATGCCCGAATAGCGGGCGTAGTCGTTAAGCCGTTTTTTCTTCTTTTCTAACTCCGGTATTTCCGCCATGCTTGATGTCTTTTATCACGCCACCCATGGTGCAAGAGCCGGAAAAATTGGCGCCCGGTTCAATGGCTAATTTATTGGTAATAATATCTCCGTTTATTTTGGCGGTTGATTTCAGCGAAAGCAATTCGGCAACAGTTAATTTACCAGTAATGGTTCCAAGTATTTCCGCATTTTGACAAATTACATCACCTGAAATATTTCCAGTAGGACCTACTACTAATTTTCCTTTTGCATCAATGGTTCCAGTTAAAAGTCCGTCTATTCTTAAATCTCCGTTTGATTTAATATCTCCATCAATAACCGTTCCTGGTCTGATTTGATTCACCAAAGGTGATTCATCTTGATTGTTTCTTGCCATTTCAGATGTATTTTTAGTAAACATAATTCGTAAAGGTATAAATTTAATTTTCAAAAAAGCAAATTGACTTGATTTCAAATCAAAAACAAAGGCGTTCAAAAAAATATTTTTTTGAACGCCTTTGTTTAGAAGTGCGGTGGGCCCACTTGGAATCGAACCAAGCACCCACAGATTATGAGTCTGTTGCTCTAACCGAATGAGCTATGGGCCCCTTTAAAATTTCTTTTAAAGCGTTGCAAAATTAGATAAATACACCTAACAAGCAATAGCTAAGAAAAAATCGTTTGAAAAATTATTTTTTTGGCTATCCAAATAACAAACTAAATACCTCTTCTATCTTGCCAACAAAGGTGAGTTGGATGTTAAATTTTTTTACGTCCAAGCCTTTTTTATTGTATTTGGAAATGAAAATTTGATCGAAGCCTAATTTTTCGGCTTCCGAAATTCGTTGTTCAATACGATTTACCGGACGAATTTCTCCAGAAAGTCCTACTTCTCCAGCAAAACAAATTTTTGGCGAAATCGGAATGTCTTCATTAGACGAAAGCACTGCGCAAACCAAGGCCAAATCAATTCCCGGATCTTCTACTTTTATGCCACCAGCAATATTTAAAAAAACATCTTTCGCACCCAAGCGAAATCCGCAGCGTTTTTCTAAAACAGCCAATAACATTGCTAATCTGCGTAAATCAAATCCGGTAGAAGAGCGTTGCGGAGTTCCGTACGCAGCGCTACTTACAAGTGCTTGCGTTTCAATTAACATCGGTCGTAATCCTTCCATTGTTGCAGAAATGGCAACTCCACTCACAGGCTCTTCGCGGTTTGTAATCAGTATTTCAGAAGGATTGCTCACTTGTCGCAAACCACTTCCTTGCATTTCGTAAATGCCTAATTCGTTGGTAGAACCAAATCTATTTTTTGCTGTTCGCAACAAACGATACACATGATTTCTGTCGCCTTCAAATTGCAAAACCGTATCCACCATGTGTTCCAACACTTTTGGTCCAGCAATGGAACCATCTTTTGTGATGTGTCCAATAATAAAAACAGGCGTTCCGCTTTCTTTTGCGTAGCGCATTAATTCGGCTGCGCTTTCGCGGATTTGTGAAATACTTCCTGGCGATGATTCAATTCTCGCTGTGTGCAAGGTTTGTATGGAATCCACAATTACTAATTGCGGCTCCAATAATTCAATTTGTTTGAAAATATTTTGGGTAGATGTTTCAGATAAAATATAACACTCCGGATTTGTCATCCCAATTCTGTCGGCACGCATTTTAATTTGTTGTTCGCTTTCTTCGCCGGATACATAAAGCGTTCGGAGGTTTTTTAATTTTACAGCAAGTTGAAGCATCAAAGTAGATTTTCCAATGCCAGGTTCTCCGCCAAATAAAACCAATGAGCCGGGAACAATGCCTCCGCCCAAAACACGACTCAATTCTTCGTCTTCAATAGGAATGCGATGTTGCTCGGAAAGTTCAATTTCAGAAATAAGCAAAGGTTTTGATGCACGTTGCGTACTTTGCGCGATACCAGGCGTTTTTACTTCATCGCCTTTCGAAATAATTTCTTCTACAAACGTATTCCATTCTCCACACGAAACGCATTTACCAACCCATTTAGGGGATTGTGCTCCGCAATTTTGACAGAAAAAAGTACTTTTTGTTTTTGCCATTTCAGTTTAAAATTCGCATTCGAAAAATTATTTTTTGAGAAGGAAAAAAATCGTTTTTAATTTGTTCCGTACATACTTAAAGCAGCATCCAAATATTCATACACATCGTCCGGATGCCCATCTGTTTGTCCTTTGGCACGTGTTTTTCCGAGTCGAACTACCACCATTTTTTCATCTGGAATTGCCAAAATATATTGTCCTAAAATACCGCGTGCATAAAAAACAGCGTGTCCTTTATAGTTTAACAACCACCAATTATAGCCGTATTTTTTATTTGGATTTCCAAAGTCATCTAAAATATTTGCAGGAGCTACAGAAGCTTTTACGTAAGCTTCCGAAACCAATTGCTTGCCGTTCCAATTTCCATTTTGCAAATACAATTCTCCGAAACGCGCGAAATCACGAGCGTTAGAGTTAAAACAACAATAAGCTTTTTCCACTCCATTCGGATGATCCAAACTCCAATACGCTGGATTTTCAGCTCCCATCGGTTGCCATAACTTAACTGATGCGTAAACGGAAAGCGGCATTCCTGTTGACTTTTCAACAATAAAAGAAAGTAAAGAACTATTCCCGCTAAGGTATTTAAAAGCTTTTCCAGGCGTTTCGGTAACTTTATATCCATACGTTAATTTTTGCAAATCCGTTCCGTAATAGGCTTGCGCAGGATAGGCAAACGGACTAACATAATTCTCATCAAAATTAATTCCGGAACTCATAGTCAATAAATCTTTAATAGTTAATTGTGCATTTTCTCCGTCTTTAAATTGTGATAAAAAATCTCCGACAGGCTCGTCCACACTTTTAATTTTTCCTCCGTCAATCGCAATTCCGACTAAAATACTGACAAATGTTTTTGCCATCGAAAAAGAATTGGTTACCGAATTTCTTCCGAAACCATCCCAATATTGCTCGTAACAAATCGAATCATTTTTCACAATAACATACGCGATGGTTTTGTATTTTTCCATGTCTGCCAAATCATTTGCAGGAATAGTTGCTTTGTTGTAATTTACTGCAACAGCCCAAGGTTGCGGCGTTCCAACGTTTACTTCTCGGTTCGAGAAAATTTTATATTCCGTAATCGAAGGACCTTTTCTGCCTTTCAAATACGTGTTAGCAATGCCTTTGTACAAATACGTTCGTCCCGAAATCAAAATCAAAAGATTCAACACAACAAGAATAATCACAATCCATTTTAAAATACTTTTTAGTGTTTTCATGAAATTGGTTTTGAAAAATTATTTTTTTGAGACGAGTTTTCCTACCTCAATAAATGTGGCTTGAAACAGCGTTGAAAAATGTTTTTTTACTTTTCCTTTTACTTCGTTGATGTCTACCTTTTTGCCCAATTCTTTTTCCAGCGAAGTTACAGCCTTGTCGGAAATCCCGCAAGGAATGATGTGATTAAAATACGTTAAATCCGTATTTACGTTAAACGCCAAACCGTGCATTGTAACCCAACGACTGCTGCGAACGCCCATGGCACATATCTTTCGGGCTTTTGCTAAATTATCCACATCCAGCCAAACGCCGGTTAAACCAGAAATTCTTCCAGCAGCAATTCCATATTCTGCGAGCGTCAAAATAATTACATCTTCCAAAAAACGCAGATACTTATGGATGTCCGTAAAAAAAGTATCTAAATCTAAAATCGGATACGCCACCAATTGTCCGGGACCGTGATACGTAATATCTCCGCCACGATTTATTTTATAATACGTTGCATTTTTTTGTTTTAAACTTTCTGCATTCAGCAAAAAATTATTTTCCGAACCACTTTTTCCGAGCGTATAAACATGCGGATGTTCGCAAAACAATAAATAATTTTTAGTCGGAATTTGTTCTGATTCAGGAGGTGTTCGATTTGCAATTTTTTGATTAATCGTTTCCGAAAATAATTTTTCTTGATAGTCCCAACAGACTTTATAGTCTATCAAATCCAAGTCCTGAAAAATAATTTTTTGCATGGGTATTTTACAATTTTCCCAATTCTGATTTTAAGTGATTAATCACATTTACTTCCACCGCGTCCACGCCATTTTGTTCGGCAACGAAATACGAAATCCAATCGCTGAGATGAATTAAATAAACAGCTTTTTCAATCAAAGAATTTCCTTTCGAATAAATTTCGACAATCGTAGAAGTATATTTTTCAAACACTTTTTTATTGATTTCGATGCGAGCTTGGTTGCGCGAAAAATCATCTTTATCTCTAAAAATAATGACTGCTAAATTTTCGTTTTTATGTGTCCAGCCCACCAATTCGTTGTGATTCATTTCGGGAATTACGTGGTGCCAACATAATATTTTTGCATTTTCATTTAATTGCTGGCGCAAGCGAATGGCAATGCCCTCGTTATAGGTGGTGCTGTATATTACTGGTAATTTATTTTTTAATTTCTCTGCGATTTTTTTTGCCTCTTCCAGAATTATTTTTTCATCTACATCAATTAATTTAATGGCATTTTCTAAGTCGTTCAAAAAATTATTTTTCAGAAGCCCGAAAAAATTCAGAATAAAAAATTGTTGTGTAAACGAGTAACCTAAACAAGTGCGTGGCGGCATTCCTCCAGGAATTAGAATACAATCCAATTGTTTTTCTTTCGCGATAGCAGCTATTTTACCGCCAGAAGTAATGCACACAATTTTTGCATTTCGTTGAATAGCCATTTCCAAACAATTCACCGTTTCTTCGGTATTTCCTGAATAAGAAGAGATAATTACAAGCGTATTTTTATTGACGTAAGCCGGAATAAAATAACCTTTGATTACTTCAACTGGGACTTTTATTTCTATCGCTACCAATTCCGAAACAATTGTTCCGCCAATGCCGGAGCCGCCTAAGCCAGAAATTAACACGTTTTTTATTTCGTGCGTGGACGCGCTTAATTTTATTTTTTTCCCAATATTCAGCGCTTCTTGCAATTGTTTTGAGAAGCCCGCAATCATATTTTTCATTCGCTCTTTTTATTTAAGGAAGGTAAAAGTAATAAAAAATCAGAAACCGATTGATTTTCTAAAGCGCCGCAAATGCGATGGCGGCAATGCTCACTGTTGTATTCGGAATTTTAAGCAGCGTTTGTGCGCAGGCTTCTAATGTAGAACCAGTAGTTACCACGTCATCCACAATTAAAATATGCTTCCCTTTTGCCAAAAAATTATTTTTTGTTTCGAAAATAGTTTCCACATTTTGCCAACGTTTATAACGCGATTTACGTGTTTGTGTTTCTGAAAAGGTATTTCGAAAAATTATTTTTTCGGAGCACTCAATTTGCATTGATTTGGCGATGCCTTCCGCGAAAAGCGAACTTTGATTGTAACCTCTTTTTTTTATTTTTTCGAGATGCAAAGGAACGGGAACCACCATATTTATATCTTTAAATAGATCAGTTTGTTTTAATTCATTTCCATAAAAATGGCCGAGTATTTTTCCAATTTCTTTCTGATTTCGATATTTTAATTGATGAATTAAATGTTGAATTTTTCCGCCTTTGCTAAAGGTAAACATCGCGGCTGCAGCAGCAATATCAGCTCTTCCCCAAAAAAGTCGCGCTACGGGATTATCTTGCAAATAATGATAATTTGTTTTTGGTAAACGATACAAACAATGTGTGCAAATTAAATTTTCGTTGTGCATTAAAATACCTTCGCAAGAAGCGCAAACAGGAGGATAAATCAAGGATAAAAAGTCTTTTAACATTTTTTAAGAAATCAGTAAAAAGATGATGGAACTAAAAAATTGTACTTTTGTAATCGCAAACGAAATAAACATCCTAAAAAGTATATTATCTTTTTTTAATTTAAAATTATGGAGAATACGCAAAGTCCAATTGACAAAAAAACGGAAGAACAAAAATCGAAAGACCGTGTTTTTATCATTATTATTATTATTCTCTTATTTCTTTGCGGAATACTTGGATGGCAATATTGGGTGCAAAAAAACAGAGCGGAACAAGAAATTGTTGTTACAAAAACAATAACTGTTGAACGCGATAATGTGAAAGATGATTTGCTGGCTTTGCAATCGCAGTACGGATCTTTAAAAACAAACAATACTGCGTTACAAGCGCAATTGGATAACAAACGAGATACTATTGCAGCTTTGCTGGTACAAGCTGAAAAATACAAAGACGATGCTTATATTATGTCGCGATTACGCAAGGAAACCAATACGTTGCGTGAGATTATGAAAGGATATGTGGTTACGATTGATTCCTTGAACACATTAAATCAACATCTTACGGTGGAACGCGATCAGGCAAAACACGATTTGAAATCTGAGCAAGGAAAAACGGAAACGTTGAACAAGCAAAACGAGGATTTACAAAGTGTAGTTAATACTGGCTCTATCCTCCAAGCCAATCATATTATAGTGGAAGGTGTTCATTTAAAATCTGGCGGAAAACGCGAATCAGAGACAACGCATGCCAAACGTGTGGATAAAATAAAAGTAAGTTTTACCATCGCGCAAAATAATATTTCTCGCACCGGGAACAGAGATATTTATCTTCGGATTATTTCTCCGGATGGAAAGGAATTATCCCAAACAGGTGATGAATCCAGCATGTTTGATTTTCAAGGCGGAAAAGGTTTTTTTGCAGGAAAACAATCCTTTAATTATCAAGATCAGGAAATCAGTTTAACGATGTATGGTTCCAGCAAAGATCCTTTTGTGTCTGGAAAATATATTATTAATATTTATTCTGACAAAGCGGAAATAGGGCAAACGACGCTTACGCTGAAATAAAAATTAAGTTGTGTTTTAAAAATCCGGTAATTATTACCGGATTTTTTTATGCGCTTTTACCAACACTTTTACTTCTGTATTTTTACTAAGCGAGCCATTATTTTTATTGATATTATTGAGAAGTAGCAATCCTGGGAATTTATTTTTTTCGATAGTTCCGAAAAAATCGCTGCAATTTAAAAAATCAGATCCATTTTTTGTTGCCCACGTAAGCAACGTATTTAAAGGAATTTCAGGACGAGCCACAGAAATTATTTTCAATTCTTCCAAAATGCTTAATTGATGATTAGACGCTAAACTGTCCGTCCCGATTGTGATACGTGCATTTTCGGAAATAAAATTTTCAAAATCAGGCAATTTATTTTCTATATACAAATTCGCATTCGGACAAAAACACCAATAAAGATGAGGATGAAAGGCGTTTGCCCATTTAATATCTTCACGCGAAGTAAATGTATTGTGAACCAATAAAAAATTATTTTTTTGTGCGAGTTGTGGCAAGGTAGCGCGCAAAGAATTTTTTTCGGGAGCTTTCCAAAAGTCTGTGTCAATGCCAAAAAGCTGCAATCGCGCTAAAATTTTTCCTTGTTTTTTTTCAAAAAATAAATTTTCATCTTCACATTCTTGGTTGTGAATGGTGGAAATAGAATTATTTTTTTCAGTTTCAAAAAATAATTTTTTCAAGAGGGTTTCTGAAGCCGAATAAGGTGCGTGTGGCGAAATAGAAACGTGATTAGAAACGTGTGAAATATATTTTTCTTTCAACGCCATACTTCGCGCAAAAGCATTTTCCGCTTTATCAGGATGAAATCCAAATACTTCAATAAACGTGTGGTAAAAAATATTTTTTCTACTTTTTTGTGCAAAACTTTTATCTCCATTTGAAATATCGCCAACAGCCACAATTCCGTTTAAAATCATTTCGTTTTCGGCATTTTCAATGGCTTGTGAAATTTCTTCTTCGTCGGCTTTGCGTTGTTTTTCAATTTCGCGAATAAACACATCCAATCCCGTTTTTTCGGGTAATTTATTTTTCAGATGTGAGAGTTCGAGATGGCAATGTGTGTTCACAAAACCCGGACAAATAATTCCTACGTGATTTTCTAATTCTTCTTTATTGACAGTATTTTCAGGAAGTACATCCAAAATTTTTCCGTCATCGGTTACGATGATAATTCCGTTTTTAATCGGAGGATTTTTTATCGAAAAAATAATATCGGCTGTAATTTTACGCATTGCTTATCATTTGATTTTGCAAAAATAGACGATTTTTCTCAGACTAATTTTTACCTTTGCCGCATGTCTGAAACACTTGACAAAAAGGATATTCGCACTTTATCGTTGGAAGAAATCGAAAAATATTTTCTCGAAAACGGAGAAAAAAAATTTCGTGCCAAGCAAGTGTATGAATGGCTTTGGCAAAAATCGGTACACCATTTTTCGGAAATGACCAACCTCTCGAAAACCACACGCGAATGGCTCGAAAATAATTTTTGTATTAACGCCGTGGAAATAGATTCCTCACAAATTAGTCGTGATAGAACCATTAAAAATGCATTTCGTTTATACGATGGAAATATCGTTGAAGGTGTTTTAATTCCTACTAAAACTCGTATGACGGCTTGCATTTCATCGCAAGTAGGTTGCAGCTTAACGTGTAAATTTTGCGCCACCGGACGTATGGAACGTTTGCGAAATTTAAACGCCGATGAAATTTATGATCAGGTAGTTTTGATACGAAACGAAGCACTCGAAAAATACAAAACGCCACTCACCAACATCGTGTACATGGGCAT
Proteins encoded in this region:
- the radA gene encoding DNA repair protein RadA — translated: MAKTKSTFFCQNCGAQSPKWVGKCVSCGEWNTFVEEIISKGDEVKTPGIAQSTQRASKPLLISEIELSEQHRIPIEDEELSRVLGGGIVPGSLVLFGGEPGIGKSTLMLQLAVKLKNLRTLYVSGEESEQQIKMRADRIGMTNPECYILSETSTQNIFKQIELLEPQLVIVDSIQTLHTARIESSPGSISQIRESAAELMRYAKESGTPVFIIGHITKDGSIAGPKVLEHMVDTVLQFEGDRNHVYRLLRTAKNRFGSTNELGIYEMQGSGLRQVSNPSEILITNREEPVSGVAISATMEGLRPMLIETQALVSSAAYGTPQRSSTGFDLRRLAMLLAVLEKRCGFRLGAKDVFLNIAGGIKVEDPGIDLALVCAVLSSNEDIPISPKICFAGEVGLSGEIRPVNRIEQRISEAEKLGFDQIFISKYNKKGLDVKKFNIQLTFVGKIEEVFSLLFG
- a CDS encoding amidohydrolase family protein produces the protein MRKITADIIFSIKNPPIKNGIIIVTDDGKILDVLPENTVNKEELENHVGIICPGFVNTHCHLELSHLKNKLPEKTGLDVFIREIEKQRKADEEEISQAIENAENEMILNGIVAVGDISNGDKSFAQKSRKNIFYHTFIEVFGFHPDKAENAFARSMALKEKYISHVSNHVSISPHAPYSASETLLKKLFFETEKNNSISTIHNQECEDENLFFEKKQGKILARLQLFGIDTDFWKAPEKNSLRATLPQLAQKNNFLLVHNTFTSREDIKWANAFHPHLYWCFCPNANLYIENKLPDFENFISENARITIGTDSLASNHQLSILEELKIISVARPEIPLNTLLTWATKNGSDFLNCSDFFGTIEKNKFPGLLLLNNINKNNGSLSKNTEVKVLVKAHKKIR
- a CDS encoding AtpZ/AtpI family protein; this translates as MAEIPELEKKKKRLNDYARYSGMAFQMIAIMLAFLFSGIWLDKHFALHYPVFTATFALFGAFLAIYYFIRDLL
- a CDS encoding ComF family protein, translating into MLKDFLSLIYPPVCASCEGILMHNENLICTHCLYRLPKTNYHYLQDNPVARLFWGRADIAAAAAMFTFSKGGKIQHLIHQLKYRNQKEIGKILGHFYGNELKQTDLFKDINMVVPVPLHLEKIKKRGYNQSSLFAEGIAKSMQIECSEKIIFRNTFSETQTRKSRYKRWQNVETIFETKNNFLAKGKHILIVDDVVTTGSTLEACAQTLLKIPNTTVSIAAIAFAAL
- a CDS encoding bifunctional phosphoglucose/phosphomannose isomerase; the encoded protein is MKNMIAGFSKQLQEALNIGKKIKLSASTHEIKNVLISGLGGSGIGGTIVSELVAIEIKVPVEVIKGYFIPAYVNKNTLVIISSYSGNTEETVNCLEMAIQRNAKIVCITSGGKIAAIAKEKQLDCILIPGGMPPRTCLGYSFTQQFFILNFFGLLKNNFLNDLENAIKLIDVDEKIILEEAKKIAEKLKNKLPVIYSTTYNEGIAIRLRQQLNENAKILCWHHVIPEMNHNELVGWTHKNENLAVIIFRDKDDFSRNQARIEINKKVFEKYTSTIVEIYSKGNSLIEKAVYLIHLSDWISYFVAEQNGVDAVEVNVINHLKSELGKL
- the gmd gene encoding GDP-mannose 4,6-dehydratase, with translation MSKVALITGITGQDGSYLAEFLLKKGYTVHGIKRRSSSFNTDRIDHLYKDTHEQKVNFFLHYGDLTDSTNLIRIVQEVQPDEIYNLAAQSHVKVSFETPEYTANSDAIGTLRLLEAIRILKLEKKTKFYQASTSEMYGEVQEIPQRETTPFYPRSPYGVAKLYGFWITKNYREAYNLYACNGILFNHESPVRGETFVTRKITRAAAKISLGLQKKLFLGNLDAERDWGHAKDYVEGMWMMLQQKVADDYVLATGKKVSVRKFVEMAFAEVEIKLEWKGKGIEEKGINTANGKTLIEIDAEYFRPTEVDLLVGDASKAHKNLGWKPKYKLEQLVKEMMESDLKLFRKDKYLLEGGHDVMNFHE
- the lipB gene encoding lipoyl(octanoyl) transferase LipB; the protein is MQKIIFQDLDLIDYKVCWDYQEKLFSETINQKIANRTPPESEQIPTKNYLLFCEHPHVYTLGKSGSENNFLLNAESLKQKNATYYKINRGGDITYHGPGQLVAYPILDLDTFFTDIHKYLRFLEDVIILTLAEYGIAAGRISGLTGVWLDVDNLAKARKICAMGVRSSRWVTMHGLAFNVNTDLTYFNHIIPCGISDKAVTSLEKELGKKVDINEVKGKVKKHFSTLFQATFIEVGKLVSKK
- a CDS encoding DUF1697 domain-containing protein gives rise to the protein MQTYISILRGINVGGHRKILMLDLKKLYEKLNFKDVVTYIQSGNVIFKTDAKNNNSALSKAIEKIIFETYNFQVPVIIRTVSEIEKIIFENPFLNEENSDVERLHVTFLSEIPAKSEVQEILKLDYSPDKFILNNKEIFICCSNGYGNTKLSNPFFEKKLNIIATTRNWKTVMKLVELANKKTASKK
- a CDS encoding polymer-forming cytoskeletal protein produces the protein MLGSIPSGPTALLNKGVQKNIFLNAFVFDLKSSQFAFLKIKFIPLRIMFTKNTSEMARNNQDESPLVNQIRPGTVIDGDIKSNGDLRIDGLLTGTIDAKGKLVVGPTGNISGDVICQNAEILGTITGKLTVAELLSLKSTAKINGDIITNKLAIEPGANFSGSCTMGGVIKDIKHGGNTGVRKEEKTA
- a CDS encoding serine hydrolase; amino-acid sequence: MKTLKSILKWIVIILVVLNLLILISGRTYLYKGIANTYLKGRKGPSITEYKIFSNREVNVGTPQPWAVAVNYNKATIPANDLADMEKYKTIAYVIVKNDSICYEQYWDGFGRNSVTNSFSMAKTFVSILVGIAIDGGKIKSVDEPVGDFLSQFKDGENAQLTIKDLLTMSSGINFDENYVSPFAYPAQAYYGTDLQKLTYGYKVTETPGKAFKYLSGNSSLLSFIVEKSTGMPLSVYASVKLWQPMGAENPAYWSLDHPNGVEKAYCCFNSNARDFARFGELYLQNGNWNGKQLVSEAYVKASVAPANILDDFGNPNKKYGYNWWLLNYKGHAVFYARGILGQYILAIPDEKMVVVRLGKTRAKGQTDGHPDDVYEYLDAALSMYGTN